CGATgtggccagactagatgatcatgatggtctcttctggccttgaagtttGAGTCTATGAATCACGTTCATCTATATGTTTTATAATTCTGTGGTTAGCTATCTTTTCAACCAGTTTAAAGACTCATTGATCTGTAATTCTCAGGATCATGCAtactaccatttaaaaaaaaaaatagatatggGTGTGACATTTGATACTGCACAATCCTCCAATAGTGGCTGATTTTAATGAAAGATTGCATATTTTTATTCATTCTGAAGGATTTTCAGAATGCTTGGGTGAGTTCCATCTAGTCCTCATGACTCATTGCGCTTCAATtttttggaacaatttagcaagggtcatggtggattcgccaacactgaccattttaaaaccaaaattggATGTTTcgctaaaagatatactctaggaattattttggagaagctctatggcctgtgttatacatgaggtcagactagatgattacaattgTTCCTTCTGGCTATGGAATCCATGAATCTCTAAATTTATGAATTTGCTCCAGGACCAACTCTTTTGACACCTCAGTTTTTGACAGCACCTCCTCTATTGCCCGAGAAGAGCAGGTCTAAGGCAGGTATGTCTCCAGCATTCTCTGCTGTGAGGACTGATGCAATCAAATAATGCAGAAAAGCTGAATGTCCTTATTCAGCTTCATTGCACCCTATAAACCCTGGTCCTGATATACTTAAATAATTTCTTGctatttgtttttgtctttggctatttgctcttcaaattttcTCTTAGTCCTAATTACATTTTAACATTGTAGCCTTTCCTTAAATTAAATGGATAGCATTGTGTTAAACAATAGCACCCTCTTTAGGCCTGAGGCCTCGTATGGCTAAGCCAAAATCTTACAGGCCTtagcctgtaggccttgcattaCAGCCTTACCTTGCTTATATACCTAATATTCACCAGGGACACTGATTTAACACAGAACTATCCATTCAATTTAAGGAAAGGCTACAACCTCCATAATTTATGCTCCTTTATTAGTTTCACTGGGTTGGATTTCCATTTTTTGAAGAATACTGGGTTGGCTGGAATAACCTATTCAGAATCTTGTATTACCCTTATCACTGTAGGAGCTGACAGCCTTCCAGTAGTGTGTTAATTGCTGTTAAACTGTGCAATTTAACTGTAGtattttcctctgtttttctAAGTTCTTTACTGTTAGGATGCATGCCTCTTGTGGTTCTGTTATCCTGTGCTTAGCCTCCATGCTGAGTTTTTCAGGCTTTTAATTTCCTCTTTGACTTAAAGGAGATTGTTTCGACTAGCTTCCTCAGTTTTTGTTTTACATCCACATTTCTAATGTTTAGTGtcttttgcactgatttttctcCAAGGATGTTGTACTTAATTATCCTGCAGTCATTGCTACTCAGTTTTTCAACCATGATCACTTCTTAAACCAATGCTTTTGTGTTACCTAAGACTATGATGATTTCTCCTCATGTGAGCTCCAGAAATAGTTGTTCCAAGACCCCATCATTTAAGCAGAAATATGAACCTGTTGAGTAGAAGGAATACACAAACAAGTGTACTCCTCTCTTACACTGAATGACCACCTTGTGGGTGAAGATGAAGATAAAATTGTGTCTCAAAACCTTGTCGCATTTTGATATTTAACCTGTTCGTATGAAAATAGTTCAAGTCATCTGTTGTGGCTTTTTCATTATATTTAGTTGCTTCTTTGGCCTCCCCGGCAGTGTGCAATGTAACTTTTTCCTGATCAGGAAGCCAGTAATATAATAGCGTAGAccattggttcccaaacttgttctgccgcttgtgcagggaaagcccctgccaggccgggctggtttgtttacctgccacgtccgcaggttcggccgatcgtggctcccagtggctgcggttcgctgctcgaGGCCAAAGGGAGCTGTTGGAAgaggcgcaggccaagggacgtactggccgccgcttccagcagctcccattggcctggagcagcgtaccgcagccagtgggagctgcgatcagccgaacctgtggacgcggcaggtagaCAAAGCGGCccggctcgccaggggctttccctgcacaagcgatggaacaagtttgggaaccactgccttagacatTGAGCATCAGCAGCTGTGGGGAGTAAATCGCCTGCTGACATCAGAATGTCCCCACCTTTCCCAGCATAAGTCTAAAAGCTTGAGATGCCTTGACATAATAAGATATTAAAGATGAAgaagttgttgctgctgctgtgtggtcTGGGATAATCTGAAATACACACTTTCAGACTGCTAGTTGGTTTATTGCTGTAACCCAGGGATATGCTTTTATGGCAACTGAGCATTGCAAGTAGGTGGTGCAGCATTTCAGCTTTAATAGGGTATATTAGTGAATACTACACCTGTTCATAGGCCTCCACATTAAGGGATACACTTTCATACACAGTTGCAGTCGATGCACTGGGGAAAATGTATCTCCACTCGTTGCCCCACAAAATCCTATAGCTGTTCTTACAAAAAGGTAACTGTGAATTACTATGTATGCACTTGAAGAAGCTGCACAGTCACCTCATtgtccaccttcaaatcccttcttaaaacaCTTCTCTcctgatgcctacaaaaaacttgacattgGCTAGGTAGCTGACGGGCTGTGAGCGTGGCTTATCACACTGTCATAGTCATCTCATGGGTACCTAGTTCTTCCATGTCAATTTGAATCCTCTTTTGTCTGATACCTAGATTGTGAACTCTTGTTTTTGAGTTTGTGTGGAGCCtaacacaacagggccctgatccctgaatAGGGCTCCTAGAGGTAAGCACAGTACAAATACTAACAAATGTCTGTTTACCTACACTCAAACACTGCACGTGAAAAACATGTAGGCCCAGGTCTGGAGGCTAGTTGAGGGAATCATGAAATATCTTTTTGCAGAAATAATTTACAAGCCCAAATATTCAGAATTTGTGCCCACATGTATATGGCTGTTGCAAGTGCAATTGTGATAATCTCATGTACCAATTCTATCTGTGTGGTTTATAAACGTTTGGGTCATATTGTTGGCCAGGAATGTTACTATATTAGCCTGACTTGTCTTGGACGTTGGCAGGGGACACTGCAAGATTTCAGAGGCCATTTACATAAAGCCAGCCTTTccaaatttagggccagatcatcAACTGGTGTAAAGCCCCATTGAAACAAATGGAGCCATATCATTATACGCTGGTTGAGGATTTGCCTCTTCATTTTCCCTTAACTGGCCTCACTGTTCCAAAATATCTTGTGTTGCCGTTCTGCTAAATCAGCTTTAACTTTCATTAAAGTATGGATTGCAGTGGGGCACTAACAACAGTAAATCGGTTACTGGATCTAGTGAGGGGTTGGGAGATTGCTCTGGTAACATTACTGCAATATTTGCTGGTTTTGCACTCCAAAGACACACAGACTCTCACCAGACAGCCACTCTACTAACAGTGACAACGGTTAAGTTCGGTTGCGATGTCTCATGAAAAATGCATTGTGTACTCTGATACAGCATCAGGCATAATGACTATAGCTGTGATAGCCTGCAACACCTCCTTGGCAAGCACAAGGCAGttcttgtaaaattaaaaagttccTGAAATTTGCAAATTTAGGGCGAGACTAATTAAGATCTTGGGAGAGAACCGCATGTTTTAAAATAGATTGTACTACACAGCTTGTACGTGTGCTGGTTTTAGTCTGGCCTCAGAAGGCCTTTCTCAGTACCACCCTTACATAAACCttataaagcttatgctcaaactggttagtctctaaggtgccacaagtactccttttctttttgcgaatacagactaacacggctgttactctgaaacctgtacataaACCAGTGGAACTTGTGAAAATAAACATGCTTTTGGCAGCTGAGAGTTTGTAGCCTGAGCCTGCCTGGGGGAATGGTTGAGTTTTAAAGGCAGATGAGCTAGTTACCAGCTCTCTGTAGTTCTGAAATACAGGCACAGAGCACAATAGGCTTTTGGAAACATGAGGACATTCATTGCCAAAACACACCTTGACCTGCTTAGACCTGACACTGCTTTAGGTGAAATGGATTTTCTCCatcatttctcattttgaaatTGCAACTCTTGGCCAATTCAGAGCTCATGAAGCTCATTCAGAAATCTGACACTTATCTGAGTATTCTTGTCTGTATATATCTTTTAAGTATTCAGTACAGTTTATTTCTGAATGATGCTCAGAATGGTTCAGAGTCGATTATGGTCTCTCTGTGTGAATGAAAGTTTACAATATATCTGGGATTTTTAGTGTTTGTATTCCCATTCTGGTATTTACTCTCATATTATTGCTTTATACATATATACTTTTTAAATGGTGggttttccacaaatattttttaaaagctgctatcAAAACTTCATCAATCAGCTGTGCAACAGCAGTTCATATGAATTCATTCATTTGAGTCAGCTGctggtttaaatatttttaactgctttttaaaaaatattaaatgtatttttaaaacctgtttttaagAGCCAGTGGCCTGACTAAGCCATCAGTTACCTGTGTACAACTCCCATAGAATTCTTTATTCTGGATACTGGTGATGAGATGAGCCACCACAGATTAAGTTTTATAGATTTATTAGACTTTAGTTTAGCTTCTTTCCTTTTAACTCTATCTCTAAAGGAATGCTACACACAGTAAAGTCCATATAAACTGATTATTTGGGCTAGGAAATAGAAAAATCTATTGTTGATGGTCAGAAGAGAATTTCCTCTGATTTTACATTTTTCCTCAGGTGTTTACAAGGGCaatggttgcccttctctgacaTGAGAAACGGATAGGTTTAAGATGCTAGAGCTGTCCTCAAAAAGTTCCATATACAATGGAGCCTGGTATGCTTCTTATCTGAAACAATTATCCAAGTTCAGAATAGCTGTGTACTGAGTAGACAAGATGAAAAGTGAGGAAGGCATAGAGAGAGACATCAGCAGATGCATTAGTCATGATGTCTTATGTCCACACTAGTTTGGAAGTATGTTTCTCACATATGCTGTTTTATCTAACACCActtctttcctctttcctttcattGCAAGATGAGCATTGCTGTATGCATTGGATTTTTTGCTGCCTGGAGCCCATATGCCATCATAGCCATGTGGGCAGCCTTTGGATCCATAGAAGCGATTCCTCCCCTAGCCtttgctgtgccagctgtctttGCAAAGTCCTCAACACTCTACAACCCAGTTACCTATCTTCTTCTGAAGCCCAATTTCCGAAGCATCCTTGCCAAAGATTTTGGAGTTCTCCAGCAATTATGCATCAGGACTTGTTTTTGCCTCAAGGCCCTACAGAGCTGCAGTTATAGGTCAGTTCTGGAAGTCCCCCTGAATTCATTTAAAGGGAGAAATGAGTCCAGCTGTAACTCGGTGCAGACTGTGGAAGGATGTTCTTACTTCCCTTGTGAAAAGTGCAATGATACTTTTGAATGCTTTAAGAACTATCCAAAATGCTGCCAGGAGAGGTTAAGCACTATGGAATGCACTCCTCAAGAAAGTGTGTCTTTGGAGAGTAGTCTCCAAGCAAAACGGAAGCAGGGTGCCAAGAAATCTGTAAAGGTGGTTGTTCAAGGAGAAGAAAGCACTCAAAATGATAACTTTGAAATCACCTTGGAAACAATACCTGCACACAGCAGATTTGCAAATCTTTAGAGTTTCATTTAAGAAACAATAATGTAATGGTACCAGACTTCTGAATGTAACCTTTTCTAAACAGCCCATCCACTGCCACTTTCTATACAGTTTTCCTGGTTCCCTCACCTGTCCTTTGATAGAATACCTAATGGAGCATGAACTTGTTAAAAAGAACGTTTGACTCTCACAATGCAGACTTCAGTAAGTATCTTGTGCTAACTGTATTCAAACAGTACttacttaatatttatattgcagtggtGCTCAGAGGCCTCTATCAGGATTGGGGTTgaattgtgctaggttctgtataAACATACACAAAGCtgcagtctctgtcccaaagaacttgaAATCCAAGTAGTTAGTCTTACGTTCCTCAAGAGACACCACCCAAACCATCAGTGAAATAAACTGCATATGTTTAGTTATATAAATAATCATGTGGCACCAACACATTTTGGTGAAGTTTCTATGGTGGTTCATAGGGAAAGTACTGGAATGCCAGTGTCCTAACCATTTAAACTCTACCAGTGATTCtgaataatcatcatcatcatgttcccattacgcctctggcgtttagggcagtgacgaagctcctccactcctgtctgtttctggcaagtctttcaatggttcccaagctgtgccccaggtttttcagctcgtcTTCCAAAGCTCTTCACCATGTTATTTTCAGGCGGCctcgttttcgcttgccttcaggtgtccatcttattgctactctggtgatggaatcagtttccatctgaagaacatggccaatccatctccaacgcctcctggcaatgatggtgctcatatcctcttggctgcatTGTGTCAATAGATcgtggtttgagattgttctggtcCAAAAGATACAGAAGATTTTTCTGAGGcgggttgtatggaatgaagacaatttggacatgtcatactttctcatttccCAGTATTCTGCACTGTAAAGTAATGTTGAAAatacacagctctgataaatcttgagtttggttttggtgttgtattttgatggtTTCCAGACTGTATTCCCCCCTGAAATTCTGAGTAAGCCGCTATTTAAATGGATGTTATTGCAACAGATAGGATATAGCTTGTTGACGTGGGACCTATAGTGTGGCTTCTCGCCCTCTGCTTAAACTGTCTCCCCCTTCACCCTCCATCTATTCCCATGTGCATGATGCTTTTGATGTTTTTGCTAGTTTCCCATAGTTGCAGAGTGTTTAAAATGACATGAGCAGCTGTTTGTTGCAGAGTACAAAACATTTAGCATGTATTAGAGAAAAAGCTCCTGTGTAGCTAAAACACCACGCCTCTTTAAGAGCCATGCACCCTATAAacaagctgttttgttttgttttttgaaggatGTGCAAATTAAAACTGAAGTTTCGATTAGCATTTTCTCTGAAGTCTCTCAAGGCGTATTGTCAGTGATCGGAGCAAatcaagggcccagtcctgcatcaCTGAGGTTAAAggaagttctgccactgacttcaagtggaATAGGATGAGGCCCTAAGGACTCAATACTGCAAAGATTCATGTTTCTGCATAACTCTGTGCactggatcagcattcatgtcacaCTCCGAGTCAGAACCCGGCCCAGGCTTATGGATCCTGGTCACATGTCACCTGATGCATGTTgcgcatacgctaagaagaagaCTCTACGCCTGAGGGTGTCTACATAGCATCTGGGAGGGTACTTCTCAGCCTCGGTAGACCCAggctagctctgctcgagctggcacaccaaaaatagcagtgtggccacggCAGCATGGTGGCAGTTTGGGCTAGGCGCCCTAATACAATCCCAGCGGACTCCCCCAGGGGATACTCAGCTTGCCTGAGCTGCCCCGTGTGCTGTTGcagccacactgctgtttttagtgtgctagctcaaacAGTGCTAGCGCGCATCTCTGCGTGTGCTGGGAAACACCCTCCCAACtactgtgtagatataccctgtgAGTAGCCCTACTGGTTTCAATGAGATTTCTTACTGCATGCACACAAGTCTCTagaggactggggccttagatgATTGGCTCGCTACTATGAGATGAAATACCTGTATGTTGTAATTAACTGGAATATGATAAGAATGCAGGACTAtataaaacaggaaaaaacaactCGGTTAACTCACGCCTTCAATTGAAAACACATGTTGGGGGAGAAAATAAGAGTATTTTGCACTATACAGTGTCTATGTTCTCTGGAAAATTCATGAGTATTTATACAATGATTATTATATAATGTAAAGAAATCAAGTTAATGTATCACTGTTTCTTCCCTCCAAGTCTGCTTTGGAGTGCCTGAACTAGTCATAAGTTCTGAGTGTGGAGTAAAacatttgcttaaaaataaacatgtcaCTTTCAACTTTTCTTTTCTCTACAGTTCAGATTTCAGATGACAGGtagaacattttttgttttacaatgaaTGTTGAAGCCTCGGCTTATTTCTTTTTGGAGTTAATAGGAGCAGGATTGTGCCTTTGAAGAGAATTATGAAGCAATGCCCAGTGTCCACAAGCAATCAGACTGACAGTCCAATTCAGAATTATGTTTGTTGtttgaaaaaagtttttcttctTATGTTAAATGCTTTTTCTGGTGTGATCAGGCACAGAAAATTCTCCCCAACCTGTCTGCCTTTGGATTGTTCCATCCATCATTTTCCGGAATTAGACTGTTTTTATGAGTTACttgcaaataaatgtatttgcaaaTCATGATGCTGCTGATTACAGGGTCTTCttgtcattatttattataatCTTATGAAAAACTCTGGTGTCAATTATtggaagaaaaaaacttttgtttttccaaGTGAAGCAATAAAAGGAGTGATATCATCATATCTGGGGAGTGAATTCATACTTATTGTTGCTGATGGTCTGGTGCGATTTTTAAACACATTGAGTAAAATCAACTTTcaaggacaggtttcagaataaatGTCAGTAGTAACAGCAGTAGTAGTAAAAGGAAGGGGATTTCTGGGCAGGTGGTAGTTTTTCATGCCCAACATGAAGAAACTAGTGTAAAATGTCATGCCTATCTACAGAAGTTGGTAGagtaaaggatattacctcactaATGTCCTGGGCTCAAtatggttacaacaacactgtgaAATACCACACTTCTCaaagtttttaaacattttgtaagAGAATATGGTTGCTCCAGATATTTGTAATGGAATATGAAGCCTTTGGCTCTcaaggtcaccagttcaaatctgaCCCAATCAGAAGTGATtgaaagtcattaccatctgGTGGCTGTTTGGAAGGTTTGGTGATACAAGTGGGTGATCTCAGATCCTAGCAGATGGCTAAcctcatcacacacacaaatgctatCACAACTGCCATGAAATGGCACTTTTGTTGTCAGGCAGGTGGCTAGTAGGAATGATTGATGTTAATATTACTGGTTAGTTtagatctttaaaaacaaacacctttgATTTGAAACCAGCTGATGATTATGCACATGATTAtaattgttataaagaggacagtaatcagtttttctccatgtccactgaaagcagGACAAAAAGTAAGCAACTTAGTTTGCAGCAGAGAAAATGTAAgctagatattagggaaaactttctgactacatggatagttaagcactggaacaggttatctAGATAAgttgttaaaaacctccagtgatggggttCCACAACAGCtaagaaaaacacctgtcagggatggtctagatatacttagtcctgcctcagtgagggggcagaggctggactagatgacttcttgacatcccttccagccctatgattctatgacagctaGTTTATGTAACCACATGAAACTATTACCCTCATCCTCCCTCTCCCAGACCTTCTATTTATTTGGTACATTTACTTGTTATGTCTTTGTGTTAAGATAGGTTGTAcattctttgggcagggactgtctcttggtATGTGTTTTTACAATGGATCTCCAATCCTGCCTCAGAGCCTCTGGACCCTActataataagaataataaataatgatcgTGTCAAGGTCAAGGACTGAAAGAGCATAGAGactcagggtaggtctacacttatGGTGGCATATAGAGTACAGACACTGTATGCCCTGTTAGCatggatataaatagcagtgtagatggtgaggtgCTTAAgttgtatagtcaattgcttgatcACACATTGATAcattatgaaatatactcaagagCCCAAATAACTGATGTCAGTCAGGTTTGCTAATGTGGTACAGGCAAAAGGTTCTATACGATACCTGTGTCTGAAGAACTATCCTGTGCGGTGATGTTATATTCACCTGACACAAAGTTACACCCTATAAGCCATCTTTTTATACCCCACTTGTTTTACCAGTAAAAGGTACTATATATGTCATTTGAAACTGGATTCAACCCATCAGCTTTTTACCTTGTTCTTCTGGTACCCTGGTGTATACCTTATCATTGTTTTGAAAGCATGCATTCCAAGTCATGATGTACCTTCATCTCTGTACATTCCAGGTACTACGGAAGGTGAAGGCACCTCCTAGGCCTGTATCAGGGTAAACAGACTTGTGAGGGTAACTTCCTTTCTGTTGCTATGAAGAAATAACCATATGTTTTGATACTGACACTTTTCCCATCTACTTAAGCCAAAGTTTACTTCAGCTAATGGAAGGTGTTATGGGATATGtagcataagtgaacaggattataaTAAAGGTGCAGGCCAATTTGGGCTATCTAACTACTATATCTATGCTTAATAATATTTGTGTTTAATGCTTAAAATATGGAGAGAGTGCAGATAATACCTTTTAtcagctgtttgagtttgacttccacctcagatgtggtactTTCTGCCTCCATATCCTTGTTGCTATTAGTGACCCTAAACTTTTTAATCTctgccccatcctcagtgctCAGTAGTCCCACACTTCCttgctttctttttatttatatggctgtagaatcctttggttttaattccctttccaAGTTCCAATTCTGCTTGGCTTTTAGCAGTTCTCACTTTGTCCccacactttctgacctccaagaggtagctttctttgctgatcctccccatcttccattccctgtaggctttctgctgtCTCTTAATCATCTGTTTGAGATTCTTGCTCATCTATCTTGGTCTGAAATCCTTCCCTATTAATTTTTTCTCCTTGCTTAGAATAcaggcttcagatagcttctacaactttgacttaaagtaattccaagcctccttcacattcagatccttgagttcttcactccagtccacttccctaacaaattctcttaatttttttaaagtttgctcttttgaaaatcaaggaCCCttgttgcagatctatttttgtttatcctttcatttagtttaaactgaattagctcatgatcactcaaatcAAGGTTGTCCTCTATAACTAGTTCTTCCAtggaggtcctcactactcaccaataccaaatctaaaatggcatcacctctcgTTGGTTCAGCAACTCTTCGGTGTCACATCCAGGATAatctggattattattattattttattagcacTTATCCTCcttatctgggaagttaaagtctcccatattTGCAAAATTCCCAGAaggatttatttaattaaaaacattaaagaggtctctatccatatccaaatcagatcctggtggtctgtagcacaCCCCAACCACTGTATCAGGGGAACCTTTAAtcgctttcttccccaaagtgattttgacccaaacagactgTCTTATACATTCCATctcttctaatttctttacagtgtaCTTTATCATTAATCCAGAATGCTACTctgccacctttgcctttatttctgtctttcctgaacagcacatgcccttcaatacctgtacttctgtcatgactactattccaccatgtttctgttatccctataatatctggtttcacttcctgcaccagtagttctagttcctccattttgttacccaggctccttgcttTGGTGTACAAGCATCTTAATTGTTGCTGCTTGGCTTCGCTCACGTTCCTCCCCTGATTGGGTACAGTCATTCTTGTGCTAATTATCACCTATCTGACTAATATCAGCACTATCCTTCCTCTTAAactccattctcctacccactgctgttcctttctccagtGATGTATCGGATGCCCAACCAGAATTGGAATTTTAAGTGTCTTTACTGTTGTTCCCTGCTGTATATATTGTTTGttattaccatagcatctaggaGCTCCAGTCCTGGACCAATCCCTACTGTACTAGGCAgtataaaaacacagaacaaaaagacagtcccttcccccaaggaaTTTATAGTCTAAATAtgagacaaaagacaacagatagatacagGCAGataggagtacaaggaaacagtgagacactGTTGATCAGCATGATAGCCAAtagtctctgcacaccagcagtctaactgttgtcaagttttctGATAGTCATCATGGGACTGGAGAGTTCTGAGGAGGGATTAGAAGGTCAATAAAGAGGTGGCTTTGTGGATGTTCTCAGgggctcctcccaagcatgagaaAAGGAATGAGAAGCATAAACAGTAGAGGATACTCTGTGTCTTTTGTATACTACCACATATATTACTCCAGTATGTAAGAGATGGGGATTTGTCTTCGTTCACTTTCCATATTTTATGGAATCCTAACAAGGATTGTGCTgttgttctgtttgtttatttgattcTCAATGGGGTGTCTTTGCTCTGGAGTTGAGATGTTACAGAAGCAGTTAATATAGGGGGAGCAAATATTGCAGAGTAGTAGATTAAGTAAGAATCCAGTTTACAATTATTAGATATATGAAAAATGGTCTTTTGGGAAAGCTGAATTAACCTTGCACATTTTTGAAGGTTATCATATGCCCATTTGAGAGTATACAGAGATATGAACTTTTTTGTGCAATTTAACCATATTTTAAATACCATCTATTTCATAGTACCACCTATTCCAATTTTCAGTTGGGAATCCAGAATGACTGGGTTGTGATAAATCATTAGCAATGATTGCATATGTTTCTACT
The window above is part of the Chelonia mydas isolate rCheMyd1 chromosome 2, rCheMyd1.pri.v2, whole genome shotgun sequence genome. Proteins encoded here:
- the LOC102935146 gene encoding opsin-5 isoform X2 → MINLAISDLGMTLTLYPLAVTSSLSHRWLYGKQVCLFYAFCGVLFGICSLSTLTLLSTVCCLKICFPAYGNRFRREHGRILIACGWAYAAIFACSPLAHWGEYGPEPYGTACCIDWHSSNVNTVAMSYTVALFVFCFIIPCGVIVTSYTLILITVKASRKAVEQHVSGPTRMSNVQAITVKMSIAVCIGFFAAWSPYAIIAMWAAFGSIEAIPPLAFAVPAVFAKSSTLYNPVTYLLLKPNFRSILAKDFGVLQQLCIRTCFCLKALQSCSYRSVLEVPLNSFKGRNESSCNSVQTVEGCSYFPCEKCNDTFECFKNYPKCCQERLSTMECTPQESVSLESSLQAKRKQGAKKSVKVVVQGEESTQNDNFEITLETIPAHSRFANL